The DNA window caatgaagagacaagatactttcaaaagctgggaggagggagagaaacaaagggtctgtgtctgtctgtatgctggtctttgccagggatagaccaggaatggagtcttagaacttttagtaagtaatctagcgaggtatgtgttagattatgatttctttaaatggctgagaaaagaattgtgctgaatagaataactatttctgtctgtgtatcttttttgtaacttaaggttttgcctagaggggttctctatgttttttaatctaattaccctgtaagatatctcccatcctgattttacaggggggatttctttatttctatttacttctatttttattaaaagtcttcttgtaagaaaactgaatgctttttcattgttctcagatccaagggtttgggtctgtgatcacctatgcaaattggtgaggctttttatccaacatttcccaggaaagggggggtgcaagggttgggaggattattcattgttcttaagatccaagggtctgggtctgtagtcacctaggcaaattggtgaggctgtttaccaaaccttgtccaggaagtggggtgcaaggttttgggaagtattttggggggaaggacgcgtccaaacagctcttccccagtaaccagtagtagtttggtggtggtagcggccagtccaaggacaacgggtggaatattttgtaccttggggaagttttgacctaagctggtaaagataagtttaggaggtttttcatgcaggtccccacatctgtaccctagagttcagagtgggggaggaaccttgacatggtggtagcggtgggatccatgtcaaggttcctcccccactctgaactctagggtacagatgtggggacctgcatgaaaaacctcctaaacttatctttatcagcttaggtcaaaacttccccaaggtacaaaatattccacccgttgtccttggactggccgctaccaccaccaaactactactggttactggggaagagctgtttggacgcgtccttccccccaaaatacttcccaaaaccttgcaccccacttcctggacaaggtttggtaaacagcctcaccaatttgcctaggtgactacagacccagacccttggatcttaagaacaatgaataatcctcccaacccttgcaccccccctttcctgggaaatgttggataaaaagcctcaccaatttgcataggtgatcacagacccaaacccttggatctgagaacaatgaaaaagcattcagttttcttacaagaagacttttaataaaaatagaagtaaataaaaataaagaaatcccccctgtaaaatcaggatgggagatatcttacagggtaattagattaaaaaacatagagaacccctctaggcaaaaccttaagttacaaaaaagatacacagacagaaatagttattctattcagcacaattcttttctcagctatttaaagaaatcataatctaacccatacctagctagattacttactaaaagttctaagactccattcctggtctatccctggcaaagaccagtatacagacagacacagaccctttgtttctctccctcctcccagcttttgaaagtatcttgtctcctcattggtcattttggtcaggtgccagcgaggttacctttagcttcttaaccctttacaggtgagaggagctttcccctggccaggagggatttcaaaggggtttacccttccctttatatttatgacaccaggtTTAGCAGCTGCTCCTACCCTAGCGGGGCTTCTGTGCTGGGAAGTGACCTTAATTAAAGCTTCTTCTCTGCCCGGCCCAGGTGCTGACTTTCTCCAGCTGGTACTAGCCCCTTGGggcagacctgggctctgttAATACAAATTCTGAGCCACAAACTTCAGGTAACTGAAAGATCTCAGGGAAAGTGCTGGGGACTGGCaagaaagtgactctgcacaaacAGCCCCTCCTCATTTCTCCTCCCATTAGCACTTGCCAGGAGAAAATGCATCCGTGGGATTGAGAAGAATCCAGGAATGGGACTTTCCTAGCCAGAGaggacaggggagggagagaCTGAAAGAGGCAGTGGTAGAAATGAGTGGGAAGAGAGATTTCCAGCTCTACTCCACCCAGACACATGTGTTGCAGCATCCCTGGGCAGAATCACTTTCCAGTGAACAAGAAAAGGATCAGacagaggaaaagccagttcctgaCTCCATATTCCCCCTGCTCGGTTGTGGCTGCCGTGAGGTCCATGTCCGAGGGAATCCCCCAGAGTGACTCCTTTGGTCTTGCTCTTTTTTAGCATTGTGTTGAGAGACTTTGttacggggtggggggagggagaagggaggttaaaaatgtctctgtgggcttagcctggcaggaggggccaggtctacactgaaaTAAAGAGATCAAACATTTTTCCAGAACGGCAGAATCTAGGATATCTGTCTGCAGGGAAAGgcccctgggggaattctgatGTGAAATTAACTAAAGCCTGTTCTGAAACCCCCACAATTACGCTTCTCGCCCTCCCAGGCTGCAGAACGATGTCCATCCTCCACCTCAGCTCCTCCCATCCTCCCATGGGACAGGGAAGAGTAATGGCTGCAGTGGACTcagctcaggtagggattattggGGAGTTTTGGGTGGGTTccttctggagggagggggacagcaaATACACCAGAGATGGGAAGATTTGCGTagtctggtttggaggttggacCGGGGCAGGAAATTCACaaagtggagaaagggaggaggacagGGGGTGGCAAACCTGCTGGGAGTTATTTAATAAGTGGCCTCGATTCTGGGACCAGACCCATGAGGTTGGGAGGTGGAAATGCTCTAATTTGTTGAACAGAAAATAACCCACCTACATGGTGCTAGGAAACCTAACCAGACTCATAGTGCGGGAGCCTGACCCGACTAAGCAGCGGGTGCCATGAGATATGAGTAGGGCACCCACCAGTCAGGCTTAGGGGAGATTCCCTTCCCTTCATATCCAGCTCCTCGCACTGAGGAGCATGTTGGACTTCCTACCAGAGAGCtctccctggagcctgctgggggCTCCATCTCCTGTATCAGTCTGTGGCTAGTACGTGTGTGATGGATCTGGTGGGAGAGAGGTGGGGCTCTGTCTTCGTCCCCTCACCCTGGTGGTTCCTGGATGCTCTGAGCGACGTGGGTGTAGGACTCTGACCGTGATCCACCCAGAGCTTCCATTTGATTGGTCCTCTCCCACACAAATAGTGGGGCAGCAGCTACTGAGTGTTGGACTTTTGCTCTCTCAGGGGCTGGTGACCTTCgcggaggtggctgtgtatttcaccagggaagagtgggctctgctgcaCCCTGCTCAGAGAGCTCTCTACAGagatgtcatgcaggagaactataaGAATGTGACCTCACTGGGTAAGGATTCCCGTCCCCTCAGTTCTTGGAAGGGGAAATGAAGAGATACGGTTCACGCCACCCCCCAATGGcatctctgctctgtcctgtttcAGCATCACCCCAATATGCCAGTAACACACAcgaccagagaccttcccctgCTGAAGAACACtttgggaacagagcacaggagTAGTATCGCACAGTTTCAGATATCTCTTTTTGCTCAAGTAAAACTGGGGCTTAGGTCCAGCATAACCaacagaagcttcctaccccCGGCCTTCTCGGAAACCCTGAGCCTactccacccagaccagaatgtgcttggggtgtaacaagcaggctgctggagtcagagctgctggTCCAGGGCTActtatcacacacacactcagtgtgTCCTTGAATGCTGGCTGGGGGTATCCAGACAGGGGAGCTCCATCAGCAGAACATTGAATCTCACccaggattacagatgacacaagTCCTCACTCGTCTGGATTGCACTGCAGCGTGTGTAAATGGCTTATGTTGGTAGTGAAACTTCCTGAGACATGGAGAGTCTTGCTTCTCCATCCGCACGTGTGATATCCACCACCTCTCTTTTCTGCAGGCTCCTTGGATTTTTGATTACCTCATTGTCACATGACcccgattcttatttttcacattctgcttttctagaCTAATTAGCATCTTTTGCTCCTGAATTATAGcttctaatttcccagtgttctccacacccagggattttcctactccctccTGTTACACTGGGCTCACTAGATTCCCTAGTATATAAGAGCGACCAcgctgggtcaaaccaaaggtccatgtagcccagtgtcctgtcttttgAGAGtggccatgattttatagacctctctcatatccccctttcgtctcttttctaaactgaaaaggcctagtctttttcatctctcctcatacgaaatctcttccatacccctaatcatatttttgcccttttctgaacctcttcgaattccagtctatcttttttgagatgtggcaaccacagttgcatgctgtattcaagatgtgggcgtaccatggatttatagagaagcaatataatattttctgtcttcttatcgatccctttcttaatgattcccaacattctatttgctttttgactgcctcCTTACCTAGAGGgaacgttttcagagaactctccacagggACTCCAAGATCCCgctcttgagtggaaacagctaatttagaccctatcattttctatgtattgttgggattgtgttttccaatgggctgcaATAGGTGCTATCCTGACATCTAGTACTGCTGAGCTCCTGCATTCAGTAATATCCCTgccctttcccccagaaatgtatatcTTGCATTGTCCAGCACACTGCTGAACAATGCAAACTCATAcgaagtctgtcatttcatcagtggaaaatgacatgcaccagccttgttattccaaatggagtttccaacatactttaatccaaacacactggttagataaaacaataaaaccaaCTTCTTAACTAccgaaaaaaaaagattttaagtgactacaggTAATGAGGCCtaaaagtcagaaatgtttacaaaagaaatgcaagataaaaCACAAACTAACATCTAACTTAAAAAGCTAAAACGGATtcaaagcaaatgtttctctcACCATATGTTGAGACATGCTGGTGGCTGTCCTTTCAGCCAGGACTCCCCTAACCTGCCCCTGCCGCCCAGCTTCACTTCTTCAGGAGTTGTCATGAacagagggaaaggggggaaagagagagagagtctcaagTATTTTGCTCACCTCTTTTTATAGTTCAGTCCTTTGTACTAGAAACAACTTCAGTTCTCAGCTGAGTGTTGCTGACATGCTGTCTGTTGTCGATATGAGCTTCAAGTAGTCTCTTTGAAGGAATGTAAATGTCTTCTTCACACCTTCCCACTGCCAGAGAATGGCTATTTGACCAGCTGTTTGCCTTGCGGCCTCTGAGGGAACAGGTCTGTGGGTGTTCCCCAAAATTATAACTTTTCAGTAATATCATACAGTAAAATCTCATAACTTTACTTACAGTGTTGCTCCACATTTTAACAGGAGGATAATATCAAGTAGATTATGtgatttcaaatgatatctcacaagccATACTATGTCCCAAATTGATCATAATTTTCCAGAAGAGTGAACATAGGGGTACAGACTGACACAGTGTCTGTCTGTGTTTGTTCCCAGCCGATATGTGGGTATTTGGCATCTTAAAGGACCTGGGGAGCTGGTGCTGGGAATTCACTGGTTTACTCAGTGTGACACTATGTGGAATTGTGAgactcttttttttattattaattattattattatattattaatacCAATATgataaaattgcaatgaatcCTGCTAGATGTGCCATGTAAGCTGTCAGTGAAAATATTATGATTTTCCAGGTATgatcattttgtttctctttgtatcacctttgtattgtgagATATAGAGATGTAGGGTATATTTGTATTTCCAGACTTGTGtagtgtttctgggtgacacccccagacataTTGGCGTCAGCACTGCCAAGTCTGTTCGATGGCCCATCcagggtcatcagctgtacaatgagcccATGGAAAGGACCAAGGGGATACACCTattgagtcagcaagacatgcaggggtgcgcctgtgtactgagaactccaagacttttccatgccatgtgctgtgaaacTCTTGTTTGGGgcacaggaagtacaagccacaagGCAAAAGGCATATAAAGGGTAGCTGCATCATCTCCCTTTTGTCTTCAATCcctcttcctacctctggagcaacttctctacaaactgaagccttgaacaaaggactgaatgacccatccaagctgtggatgtgttccagatgGACTTTCAAGCCACTAACTCACCagtactgctaagaacctgatatacaGATTTCAGAATGAACTTGACTGCTTTCCCATTTcacttctttctgtctttcttttatttaaacctttagtttagatgctaaaggattggctggcagcatggtattttgggtaaggtCCAAACCTATCGTGACCTGGTACTGGTGCTaaccctttgggatcagaagaacattttgtttgtgagcagagtttttaaataacctcTCACTGCAGTGGACCTAGGTGCTGAGTAGGactcagagaactggaatgcaataaagggggctgtgtgatttcttttttcagcgTCTCGGTAACTACTGTGGGTGATGAGAAGCAGTTTGTGACTGGTCggtgagtttaacttcagtgttaaccacaaGTTTGGGAAGCATATGTTATCCCTTtttcagcctgccctgaccttggcctTTTCAGTGAGGGACTGCCCCAGGCACACCAGGTCACACTaagcactgaagttaaattaatAGAATATTTATTTATGACAAAGTCTTGTGACATCAACTGaagtcctttgttttctttcatctgagcagggtttccagtttccaaacctgatgtgatctcccagctggaacaaggggaagagctATGGGTCCCAGAGGAAAGAGAGATCCTGAGAGCTCCCTGCACAGGTGAGGAAACATTAAACCAACTCAGAATCTATAAGGGCCTGAAAGAAACATCTGGGATGCCCTACAAAGTCTTGGGAGGTCTCTCAGTTCATTATTGTCTCTAGCAGGGCTCGTATCCTCAGGGTAAATATAGCTCATGGCTTCCTATAGATCCTAGCAGACACCAGGCAGaagtttcctcccttccccctgtgaATTTGGATGGGATGTGAAGGCTGAATtgatccccctcctctctcctatttgGTGGAAGAGTTTGGGGGAGTTCAGGACCTGATTTTTATTTGACCCCTCTCCAGCACTTGTTTTCGTTTGGTCTTCCCCTTTCCATCCCTATTTGAGGTTTCTCTCTCTATCACAGCAGGTGATGCAATTCTTTGTGAGAAGGAGGAGCagaattctcagcaggaaaatGTTGAACAAGTGGATAAACAAAGAGAATTATCGCAAAGATGGAAAAGGAATGTGTCCAGGAGTCATGAGCAGGGAAAATCCTTTGCGATTCATCACAGACCAGAAAGAGAGCAGGGAAACCAGCCATTGGAGAAAATGGGTAAATTTATTTCGTGTCGGGGAACTCAGCAGGGCCTGAAGGAAACCACAACCCAGCAGGAAATCCtcaggagaaggaggaaaaatacatgcagtgagtgtgggaaaagcttcactcaaaGATCAAGCCTTTCTgaccatcagagaatccacacaggggagaggccctatgaatgcagtgagtgtgggaaaagcttcactcaaaGATCAGGCCTTTCagagcatcagagaatccacaaagGGGAGAGGcgctatgaatgcagtgagtgtgggaaaagcttcattcaaaGATCAGCACTTTttcagcatcagagaatccacacgggggagaaaccctatgaatgcagtgagtgtgggaaaagcttcactcaaaGATCAGGCCTTTCtgagcatcagagaatccacaaaggggagaggccctatgaatgcagtgagtgtgggaaaagcttcattcaaaGATCAGCACTTTttcagcatcagagaatccacaaagGGGAGAGACCCtttgaatgcagtgagtgtgggaaaagcttcattcaaaGATCACACCTTTTtgagcatcagagaatccacacaggggagaggccctatgaatgtagtgagtgtgggaaaagcttcattcaaaGATCACACCTTTTTGACCATCAGagtatccacacaggggagaggccctatgaatgcagtgagtgtgggaaaagcttcactagcAGCTTGGCCCTTTCtaagcatcagagaatccacacaggggaaacgccctacaaatgcagtgagtgtgggaaaatcTTTAGTAAAAGATCAGTATTTTttcagcatcagagaatccacacaggggagagaccctatgaatgcagtgagtgtgggaaaagcttcattcaaaGATCACACCTTTTTtgccatcagagaatccacacaggggagaggccctatgaatgtagtgagtgtgggaaaagcttcattcaaaGATCACACCTTTTtgagcatcagagaatccacacaggggagaggccctatgaatgcagtgagtgtgggaaaagcttcactagcAGCTTAGCCCTTTCtaagcatcagagaatccacacaggggaaagGCCCTataaatgcagtgagtgtgggaaaagcttcattcaaaGATCAGACCTTTCTagccatcagagaatccacacagggaagagaccctatgaatgcagtgggtgtgggaaaaccttcactaGCAGTTCAGgcctttctaatcatcagagaatccatacaGGGGAGAGGCCTtatgaatgccgtgagtgtgggaaaaccttcatttGGAGCTCATCCTTTTCtaggcatcagagaatccacacaggggagaggccctatgaatgcagtgagtgtgggaaaagcttcactagcAGCTTAGCCCTTTCtaagcatcagagaatccacagagGGGACAGGCCCTAGAAATGCAGTGAGTGTGAGAAAACTTTCAGTAAAAGCTCAGGcctttctaaccatcagagaatccacacaggggagaggctctgtcataaatataaagggaagggtaaacacctttaaaatgtctccctgccagaggaaaaaccctttcacctgtaaagggttaagaagctaggataacctcgctggcacctgaccagaatgaccaatgaggagacaagatactttcaaagctgcagggggggacaaacaaaggctctgtctgtgtcatgcttttgccgggaacagaaaggaatggagtcttagaacttagtaagtaagctaACTAGATATACCgtagattctgttttgttgaaatggctgataaaataagctgtgctgaatggaatgtagattcctgtttttgtgtctttttgtaacttaaggttttgcctagagggattctctatgttttgaatctgattaccctgtaaggtatttaccatcctgattttacagaggtgattcttttacttttttcattcaattaaaattcttcttctaagaacctgcttgctttttcattgttcttaagt is part of the Eretmochelys imbricata isolate rEreImb1 chromosome 14, rEreImb1.hap1, whole genome shotgun sequence genome and encodes:
- the LOC144274625 gene encoding LOW QUALITY PROTEIN: uncharacterized protein LOC144274625 (The sequence of the model RefSeq protein was modified relative to this genomic sequence to represent the inferred CDS: substituted 2 bases at 2 genomic stop codons); this translates as MSILHLSSSHPPMGQGRVMAAVDSAQGLVTFAEVAVYFTREEWALLHPAQRALYRDVMQENYKNVTSLGFPVSKPDVISQLEQGEELWVPEEREILRAPCTAGDAILCEKEEQNSQQENVEQVDKQRELSQRWKRNVSRSHEQGKSFAIHHRPEREQGNQPLEKMGKFISCRGTQQGLKETTTQQEILRRRRKNTCSECGKSFTQRSSLSDHQRIHTGERPYECSECGKSFTQRSGLSEHQRIHKGERRYECSECGKSFIQRSALFQHQRIHTGEKPYECSECGKSFTQRSGLSEHQRIHKGERPYECSECGKSFIQRSALFQHQRIHKGERPFECSECGKSFIQRSHLFEHQRIHTGERPYECSECGKSFIQRSHLFDHQSIHTGERPYECSECGKSFTSSLALSKHQRIHTGETPYKCSECGKIFSKRSVFFQHQRIHTGERPYECSECGKSFIQRSHLFCHQRIHTGERPYECSECGKSFIQRSHLFEHQRIHTGERPYECSECGKSFTSSLALSKHQRIHTGERPYKCSECGKSFIQRSDLSSHQRIHTGKRPYECSGCGKTFTSSSGLSNHQRIHTGERPYECRECGKTFIWSSSFSRHQRIHTGERPYECSECGKSFTSSLALSKHQRIHRGDRPXKCSECEKTFSKSSGLSNHQRIHTGERPXECRECGKSLTQTSELSNHQRIHTGERPYKCSECGKTFSSSSALSNHRKIHTKERPYECSDECGKSFTSSSALSTHQRIHTAERPYECSECGKSFIQRSGLFQHQRIHTGERPYECSECGKSFIQRSGLFQHQRIHTGERPYECSECGKRFIQRSGLFQHQRIHTGERPYECSECGKSFTQRSHLLQHQRIHRGERPYEWNECGKSFTSSLALSKHQRIHTGERPYECRQCGKSFTKRSHLSDHQRIHTGERPYECSECRKSFIQRSHLFHHQRIHTGERPYECSECGKSFIQRSHLFQHQRIHSGERPYEWNECGKSFTSSLTLSKHQRIHTGERPYKCSECGKCFTQRSHLSDHQRIHTGERPYECSECGKSFTQRSHLSDHQRTHTGERPFECRECGKTFIRSSALSSHQTVHTGERPYECSECGKSFTQRSGLSEHRRIHKGERPYECSECGKSFTSSIALSKHQRIHRGERPYECSECGKSFIQRSHLFHHQRIHTGERPYESSESGKSFTSSSALSDRQRIHTGERPYECSECGKSFTSSSTLSNHQGIHTGERPYECCVCGKCFTRSSDRSKHRRIHTGERPYECSECGKSFTQRSDLCNHQRIHTGERPYECSECGKTFTRSSSLYKHQRIHTGERLCHKYKGKGKYL